The Enteractinococcus fodinae genome has a segment encoding these proteins:
- the glsA gene encoding glutaminase A, which yields MMISPLHRYLSEMLENIRPMTAGTVNPVTETATKPDLSKLAITLTTVNGFQYSSGDADHRFAIQSIAKVFAYGLALDDLGPTEVGKKIDVEPSGDPFNEISLQSGSGRPANPMINAGAIATVGLIKGRGGVDRLSRISRIMDLAAEGSPGELEINRTVYHAENINGHRNRALAWLLRSFEIIDSDPEPVVQDYFLECSTDVTTENLSMMAATLANKGVNPVTGREVFSEETTRQVLAVMMTCGMYDAAGNWMIDIGLPAKSGVDGGIMVVVPGQLGIGVYSAPLDSHGNSVRGAAAIRRVTRDLGLHYADASPLGGSTLRAHYSLADASLGVVRSTELSRITSQFGDRCQILEVSGDLGFAETETMARTIVELDDDVTMVIIDFQGVDDFGRAAVLMLASLTALWRAEGKDVIFIDWTETLVEHILDYIAVRDDLELPDPREKAKAASAGHIDLPWEAEDLEQDINGEFRLFDNRSAALEWAELRLAHRYARQILQTDDTPREPESAPVFDFLEDRDVNVLADYMELRSYTAGTIIRRVGQPFGGIYFIRSGRVELAAEGKDDTRYRHVYLSPGSTFGEFALSYTGRQLTTIRAIDDVEVLVLSAQKIAKIEKSDPQLAIRLWTAIAREAYTVLEQSSREAGAREEYDPEQD from the coding sequence ATGATGATTTCACCGCTGCATCGCTATCTTTCAGAGATGCTGGAAAACATCCGTCCCATGACGGCAGGCACGGTGAACCCGGTGACCGAAACCGCGACCAAACCCGACCTGAGCAAGTTGGCCATCACCCTGACCACAGTCAATGGCTTCCAGTATTCGTCCGGCGATGCGGACCATCGATTCGCGATTCAATCCATCGCCAAAGTCTTTGCCTACGGGCTGGCCCTCGACGATTTGGGCCCAACCGAAGTGGGCAAGAAAATCGATGTCGAACCATCCGGTGACCCCTTCAACGAGATCTCCCTGCAATCCGGGTCGGGCCGGCCAGCCAACCCGATGATTAATGCCGGGGCCATCGCAACCGTCGGACTCATCAAAGGCCGCGGCGGCGTCGACCGGCTCAGTCGGATCTCGCGCATCATGGACCTCGCGGCTGAAGGATCCCCCGGTGAGCTCGAAATTAACCGAACGGTGTATCACGCCGAAAACATCAACGGGCACCGTAACCGCGCGCTGGCCTGGTTGTTGCGCTCATTTGAGATTATTGATTCGGATCCCGAACCGGTCGTCCAAGATTATTTCTTAGAGTGTTCCACGGACGTCACCACTGAAAACCTGTCAATGATGGCTGCGACCCTGGCCAACAAGGGGGTCAATCCGGTCACGGGACGCGAAGTTTTCTCGGAAGAAACCACCCGCCAGGTGCTGGCGGTGATGATGACCTGTGGCATGTATGACGCAGCCGGCAACTGGATGATCGATATCGGCCTGCCGGCAAAATCCGGTGTCGATGGCGGCATCATGGTCGTCGTCCCGGGCCAGCTGGGCATCGGCGTCTACTCAGCACCCCTCGACAGTCACGGCAACTCGGTGCGCGGGGCCGCCGCAATTCGTCGCGTCACCCGCGATCTGGGCCTCCACTACGCTGATGCGTCACCGCTGGGTGGCTCGACCCTCCGCGCCCACTATTCACTGGCCGATGCCTCCTTAGGTGTGGTGCGCTCCACCGAACTCTCCAGGATCACGTCACAGTTCGGGGACCGCTGCCAGATCTTAGAGGTCTCCGGCGATCTCGGCTTTGCCGAAACCGAGACCATGGCTCGCACCATCGTCGAACTCGACGATGACGTGACCATGGTGATCATCGACTTCCAGGGCGTGGATGATTTCGGTCGTGCCGCTGTGCTGATGTTGGCCTCATTGACCGCCTTGTGGCGTGCCGAAGGCAAGGACGTCATCTTCATCGACTGGACCGAAACACTGGTCGAACACATTCTGGACTACATCGCCGTTCGGGACGATCTGGAACTTCCCGACCCGCGCGAAAAAGCCAAAGCCGCCTCTGCCGGCCACATCGATCTGCCCTGGGAGGCAGAAGACCTCGAACAAGACATCAACGGCGAATTCCGACTCTTTGACAACCGTTCGGCTGCCTTGGAATGGGCGGAACTTCGGCTGGCGCATCGTTATGCTCGGCAAATCTTGCAGACCGATGATACCCCGCGTGAACCCGAAAGCGCACCGGTGTTCGATTTCCTCGAAGACCGTGACGTCAATGTTTTAGCTGATTACATGGAGCTGCGCAGTTACACGGCGGGCACTATCATCCGTCGCGTGGGTCAGCCCTTCGGCGGGATCTATTTCATTCGCTCGGGCCGTGTGGAACTGGCGGCCGAAGGCAAGGATGACACCCGCTACCGTCACGTCTACCTCTCCCCCGGTTCAACCTTCGGTGAGTTTGCCCTGAGCTACACGGGTCGCCAGTTGACGACCATTCGCGCGATCGACGATGTCGAAGTGCTGGTGTTATCTGCACAAAAGATCGCAAAGATCGAAAAGTCCGATCCACAGCTGGCCATCCGGTTATGGACGGCCATTGCTCGCGAAGCCTACACGGTGTTGGAGCAGTCCTCTCGTGAAGCCGGCGCCCGTGAAGAATACGACCCCGAACAGGATTAA
- a CDS encoding methionine ABC transporter permease: MEQDLFGVSVERLLLAGAQTVYMLGWSMLFGAILGIAIALLLVMTRRGGLIENRVVYSVLNFIINVTRSVPFIILLVALIPFTRFVVGTSIGSQAALVPLTIYITPFIARMVESSLLEVKPGVIEAAQAMGATNWQIIRHFLLPEAYPSIVLSLTTSIVGLLGATAMAGYGGGGGVGDLALTYGHQRFNTPLMIFTIVILVVFVQIMQAFGNSLSRRLREPK, encoded by the coding sequence ATGGAACAAGATCTCTTTGGCGTCAGTGTTGAAAGACTCTTGCTTGCCGGAGCCCAGACCGTTTACATGCTCGGATGGAGTATGCTTTTTGGCGCCATACTGGGCATCGCCATCGCATTGTTATTAGTGATGACCCGTCGCGGCGGGCTTATAGAAAATCGGGTTGTCTACTCGGTGTTGAATTTCATCATCAATGTCACCCGCAGTGTGCCGTTCATTATTCTGCTGGTCGCGCTCATACCCTTCACCCGATTCGTGGTCGGGACCAGCATCGGCAGTCAAGCCGCGTTGGTACCACTCACCATTTACATCACGCCATTTATCGCACGCATGGTGGAATCTAGCTTGCTGGAAGTCAAGCCCGGTGTCATCGAAGCGGCCCAAGCGATGGGCGCCACCAACTGGCAAATCATCCGCCACTTTCTGCTGCCCGAAGCATACCCCTCCATTGTATTGTCACTGACCACTAGCATCGTAGGGCTGCTTGGTGCTACCGCCATGGCCGGATACGGGGGCGGCGGCGGCGTCGGCGATCTCGCCTTGACTTATGGGCACCAACGTTTCAATACGCCACTGATGATTTTCACCATCGTGATTCTCGTCGTCTTTGTGCAAATCATGCAGGCCTTTGGCAACTCGTTATCGCGACGACTCCGCGAACCGAAATAG
- the purU gene encoding formyltetrahydrofolate deformylase, with protein MPTGNNSLIVKLSCPNQPGIVHAITGALLKVDANISESQQFDSPNTGTFFMRVQFTTDANVADTEAAIADVVEEFDMDASVYDANAKTRTLIMVSKDGRTMNELLFQQHAGTLPVEVPVIVSNHLDLQPMAYFYDVPFVHIPINKKPDGTSNKAEAEARLMELVDQYDIELVVLARYMQILSDDLIQKLDGKAINIHHSFLPSFKGARPYHQAHDRGVKLIGATAHYVTADLDEGPIIEQRVQRVNHALTAQDFVQRGRAVEGATLAQAVQWHTEHRVLLDGDRTVIFE; from the coding sequence ATGCCCACCGGCAATAATAGTCTTATCGTCAAACTGTCCTGCCCGAATCAACCCGGCATCGTGCACGCCATAACCGGGGCGTTACTCAAGGTCGACGCCAACATTTCCGAATCCCAACAGTTCGATTCCCCCAACACCGGCACCTTTTTCATGCGCGTGCAATTCACCACCGACGCGAACGTTGCCGACACCGAAGCAGCCATCGCCGATGTGGTCGAAGAATTCGACATGGACGCGAGCGTTTACGACGCTAATGCTAAAACCCGCACGCTGATTATGGTCTCCAAAGACGGTCGCACCATGAATGAGCTCCTCTTTCAGCAGCATGCCGGCACCTTGCCGGTCGAGGTTCCCGTCATCGTGTCCAACCACTTGGATCTACAGCCGATGGCCTATTTCTATGACGTCCCCTTCGTCCACATCCCGATCAATAAGAAGCCAGACGGCACCTCCAATAAGGCCGAAGCAGAAGCTCGGCTGATGGAGCTGGTTGACCAATACGATATCGAACTGGTCGTCTTAGCCCGTTACATGCAGATTCTGTCGGATGATCTCATCCAGAAACTTGATGGGAAGGCCATCAATATTCACCACTCCTTCCTCCCCTCGTTCAAAGGTGCCCGCCCCTACCACCAGGCGCATGATCGCGGTGTGAAACTGATTGGCGCCACGGCTCACTACGTCACAGCAGACCTCGATGAGGGACCCATCATCGAACAGCGGGTCCAGCGCGTCAACCACGCTCTGACCGCCCAAGACTTTGTCCAACGCGGTCGGGCCGTTGAAGGCGCCACCCTGGCCCAAGCCGTCCAATGGCACACCGAACACCGGGTGTTATTGGATGGCGACCGGACCGTGATCTTCGAATAA
- a CDS encoding methionine ABC transporter ATP-binding protein, translated as MITLDSVSKRYSGKFGSIDALIDVSLEVEHADIFGIVGFSGAGKSTLIRMVNRLENPDSGTVTVDGQDVTSMRRKELLESRRNVGMVFQQFNLLETKTVFRNVAMPLILAGRSRAEIARRVDEVLEIVELSDKREARISQLSGGQKQRVGIARALATEPDILLCDEATSALDPKTTESILQLLKRINQTMGVTILLITHQMHVVQRICNKVAVMEGGRVVEQGTVTEVFGNPQSPTTQEFVQTVINDQIPEAIADLVREDDRNYRIYRLRYVGATRTNAFLPQLSRADGLEVNILAATVEQLENTVVGVFHLQLVGSDAAITHGEQLIDAAGVVKEPVQL; from the coding sequence TTGATCACGCTCGATTCGGTGTCGAAACGCTACTCCGGGAAATTTGGCAGTATTGATGCCTTGATCGATGTCTCGTTAGAAGTCGAACACGCAGATATCTTTGGCATTGTCGGATTTTCCGGAGCTGGCAAATCAACGCTCATCCGCATGGTGAATCGTCTCGAAAACCCGGACAGCGGGACCGTGACGGTCGATGGGCAAGATGTCACCTCCATGCGGCGGAAAGAGTTACTCGAAAGCCGTCGGAATGTTGGGATGGTGTTTCAGCAGTTTAATCTGCTCGAAACCAAGACGGTCTTCCGCAATGTTGCGATGCCGCTGATTCTGGCCGGGAGATCTCGTGCCGAAATCGCTCGCCGTGTGGATGAAGTCTTAGAGATCGTCGAACTGTCAGATAAACGCGAAGCCCGGATCAGCCAATTGTCCGGGGGTCAAAAACAACGCGTCGGTATCGCCCGAGCCTTAGCGACTGAGCCCGATATCTTATTATGTGACGAAGCGACCAGTGCGCTCGATCCAAAGACCACCGAATCCATCCTTCAGTTGCTCAAACGCATCAACCAGACCATGGGCGTGACGATATTGCTGATCACCCACCAAATGCATGTCGTCCAGCGAATCTGCAACAAGGTCGCCGTGATGGAAGGTGGGCGTGTGGTCGAACAAGGCACCGTCACCGAGGTTTTCGGGAATCCGCAATCCCCCACGACGCAAGAATTCGTACAGACCGTCATTAACGATCAGATACCGGAAGCCATCGCTGATCTCGTCAGAGAAGATGACCGGAACTATCGCATATATCGATTGCGCTATGTAGGAGCAACCAGGACAAATGCGTTTTTACCCCAGCTGAGTAGAGCCGACGGCCTTGAGGTCAATATCCTAGCGGCCACCGTGGAACAACTCGAGAACACGGTGGTCGGCGTTTTCCACCTCCAACTCGTCGGAAGCGATGCCGCTATTACCCATGGTGAACAGCTCATCGATGCGGCCGGAGTCGTGAAAGAGCCGGTGCAATTGTAA
- a CDS encoding Fur family transcriptional regulator, translating into MTAQPHEWPTRIRATGLRSTRQRVATLESLEQMPHATAEELLQQVRLSLPKITIQSIYTVVQSLVDVGLIRKLEFGPTAARFEIQHADNHHHVHCRHCGRIEDVPCQHGSAPCMTPATTHGMVIDTADVVYHGACTQCLEDIAATTAPGTHPVSA; encoded by the coding sequence GTGACCGCACAGCCGCACGAGTGGCCCACGCGTATCCGGGCAACCGGTTTACGTTCCACCCGGCAGCGCGTTGCGACGTTGGAATCTCTGGAACAGATGCCACACGCTACCGCTGAGGAACTGTTACAGCAGGTCCGCCTGAGCCTTCCAAAGATCACGATCCAATCGATCTACACCGTTGTGCAGTCGTTGGTAGATGTCGGCTTGATTCGCAAACTGGAGTTCGGCCCAACCGCCGCCCGGTTCGAGATTCAGCACGCCGACAATCACCACCACGTGCACTGTCGACATTGCGGACGCATCGAAGATGTCCCCTGCCAACATGGCAGTGCACCGTGTATGACACCGGCAACCACGCACGGCATGGTCATTGATACGGCAGACGTCGTCTACCACGGAGCCTGCACGCAATGTCTGGAGGACATTGCTGCCACAACGGCTCCTGGCACGCATCCAGTATCCGCCTAG
- a CDS encoding gamma carbonic anhydrase family protein: protein MAIIKKVLGKTPDIHESVFLAETAAITGDVTMKEQSSAFYGVSARGDSAPISVGARSNLQDNVVLHADSGFPCTIGEDVSVGHAAIVHGATVGDGALIGMNATVLNGAKVGAGSLVAANSLVPEGMEIPPHSLVAGVPAKVRRELTEEQVAGLKQNAEGYLRLSAEHLKAETVE, encoded by the coding sequence ATGGCCATTATCAAAAAAGTCTTGGGCAAAACGCCCGATATTCACGAGTCCGTTTTCCTCGCCGAGACCGCCGCGATTACCGGCGATGTCACGATGAAAGAACAGTCCTCGGCGTTCTACGGTGTTTCGGCACGCGGAGATTCCGCCCCCATCAGTGTCGGAGCCCGCTCCAACCTGCAAGATAACGTCGTGCTGCACGCCGATTCTGGCTTCCCGTGCACCATCGGTGAAGACGTTTCGGTGGGTCACGCCGCGATCGTACACGGGGCCACCGTCGGTGATGGCGCGCTCATCGGCATGAACGCCACGGTTCTCAACGGAGCCAAGGTCGGCGCCGGGTCGCTGGTGGCCGCGAATTCCTTGGTGCCGGAAGGCATGGAGATTCCGCCGCACTCTTTAGTAGCTGGTGTGCCGGCCAAGGTTCGTCGCGAACTCACCGAGGAACAGGTTGCTGGGCTGAAACAGAACGCCGAGGGCTATTTGCGGTTATCGGCCGAGCATCTTAAGGCCGAAACCGTCGAGTAG
- a CDS encoding catalase, with translation MAEKQTPHATGSTTQAGIPAVSDRNSLSVGSDGPIVLHDHHLVETLQHFNRMNIPERRPHAKGSGAFGTFTVTEDVSQYTKAAMFQPGAETEMLARFSTVAGELGSPDTWRDVRGFALKFYTSEGNFDLVGNNTPIFFVRDPMKFPHFIRSQKRLPDSGLRDATMQWDFWSQNPESAHQVTYLMGPRGLPKTWRNMNGYGSHTYMWVNAEGERFWVKFHFLTNQGMEHLSNAEADALAGEDAEFHRRDLFDAIARGDNPSWDLWVQIMPYDEAKTYRYNPFDLTKTWSKKDYPRIKVGTMELNRNPENHFAQIEQAAFSPANMVPGIGMSPDKMLLGRNFAYQDAQRYRIGANFQQLPVNAPKTEVHTYNFEGAMWYHHTGNRSVYAPNSFGDSWSDEVGAIDTSWENDGDLVRQAYTLRKDDDDFRQANILVNEVFTQQERDDFVDTVSGALGDVVEPVLTNAITYWKNVDATIGQRIEDRVRGA, from the coding sequence ATGGCCGAAAAGCAAACCCCGCACGCCACCGGGTCCACTACCCAGGCTGGCATCCCAGCAGTCAGCGACCGGAACTCGCTGTCCGTTGGTTCAGACGGGCCAATTGTGTTGCACGACCATCACCTGGTCGAAACGCTGCAGCACTTCAACCGCATGAACATCCCAGAACGCCGCCCGCACGCGAAAGGCTCCGGCGCGTTTGGTACCTTCACTGTGACCGAAGATGTGTCACAGTACACCAAAGCTGCCATGTTCCAGCCCGGTGCTGAAACCGAGATGCTGGCACGGTTCTCTACCGTTGCCGGTGAGCTGGGTTCTCCAGATACCTGGCGCGACGTTCGCGGTTTCGCACTGAAGTTCTACACTTCCGAAGGCAACTTCGACCTGGTCGGCAACAACACCCCGATCTTCTTTGTGCGCGACCCAATGAAATTCCCACACTTCATTCGCTCGCAGAAGCGTCTGCCAGATTCCGGTCTGCGTGACGCCACCATGCAGTGGGACTTCTGGAGCCAGAACCCAGAATCAGCCCACCAGGTCACATACCTGATGGGTCCCCGCGGTCTACCAAAGACCTGGCGCAACATGAACGGCTACGGTTCCCACACCTACATGTGGGTCAATGCCGAAGGCGAGCGTTTCTGGGTCAAGTTCCACTTCCTGACCAACCAGGGCATGGAGCACCTGTCGAATGCTGAAGCTGATGCGTTGGCCGGCGAAGACGCTGAGTTCCACCGCCGTGACTTGTTCGATGCAATTGCCCGCGGCGACAACCCGTCATGGGATCTGTGGGTCCAGATCATGCCGTATGACGAGGCCAAGACCTACCGGTATAACCCATTCGATTTGACCAAGACCTGGTCGAAGAAGGATTATCCGCGCATTAAGGTCGGCACCATGGAGCTGAACCGCAACCCAGAAAACCACTTTGCTCAGATTGAGCAGGCGGCTTTCTCGCCGGCCAACATGGTTCCGGGCATTGGTATGTCGCCAGACAAGATGCTGTTGGGTCGTAACTTCGCTTACCAGGATGCTCAGCGTTACCGTATTGGCGCGAACTTCCAGCAGCTGCCGGTGAACGCACCAAAGACTGAGGTCCACACCTACAACTTCGAAGGTGCGATGTGGTACCACCACACCGGCAACCGCTCAGTGTATGCACCCAACTCGTTCGGTGATTCCTGGTCGGATGAAGTAGGCGCTATCGACACCTCGTGGGAAAACGACGGCGACCTGGTTCGTCAGGCCTACACATTGCGCAAAGATGATGATGACTTCCGTCAGGCCAACATCTTGGTCAACGAAGTCTTCACCCAGCAAGAACGCGACGACTTCGTCGACACCGTCTCGGGTGCGCTCGGCGATGTAGTCGAACCTGTGCTGACCAATGCGATCACCTACTGGAAGAATGTTGACGCGACGATCGGTCAGCGTATTGAAGACCGGGTGCGCGGCGCCTAA
- a CDS encoding NAD(P)-dependent oxidoreductase, which translates to MTQRIVILPVQSERDGTPYETAHEQTVATAESLGYSIVDPDDGNATAIVVVQMLDSAVVEQTLANNPDVTWVQLPFAGVETFLPVARKYPNVTFTSAKGSYAPPVAEHALALTLALLRHLPERIRATTWGASYGTTLNGANVVIVGGGGIGQELVRLFSTWNTTITVVRRSTKTVPGADRTVTAEQLDSVLPEADVVVLAAAATPETDRMFTAKQFELMHDQAVLVNIARGSLVDTDDLVAALADHKFRGVGLDVTDPEPLPDGHPLWAEPNCIITPHTADTPEMVIPLLDERIVRNLKSLADGKSPDTLEGLVDVQAGY; encoded by the coding sequence ATGACTCAACGCATCGTGATTTTGCCTGTCCAGTCCGAGCGGGATGGCACTCCCTACGAGACCGCCCATGAACAGACGGTGGCGACCGCTGAGTCGCTGGGGTATTCGATCGTGGATCCCGATGATGGGAATGCCACCGCGATCGTCGTGGTGCAAATGCTCGACTCTGCGGTGGTCGAGCAGACGCTGGCCAACAACCCGGACGTCACCTGGGTGCAGTTACCGTTTGCAGGCGTAGAAACCTTCTTACCGGTGGCCCGTAAATACCCCAACGTGACCTTTACCTCGGCCAAAGGCTCCTACGCCCCACCGGTCGCAGAGCACGCGCTAGCTTTGACCCTGGCCCTGTTACGTCACCTGCCAGAGCGCATCCGTGCCACCACCTGGGGTGCTAGCTATGGCACAACCCTTAATGGCGCCAACGTGGTCATCGTCGGTGGCGGTGGGATCGGCCAAGAGCTCGTGCGACTGTTCTCCACGTGGAACACCACGATCACCGTGGTCCGGCGCAGCACGAAGACTGTACCCGGCGCGGACCGGACGGTCACCGCAGAGCAACTCGACAGCGTCTTACCCGAGGCTGACGTGGTGGTGCTCGCCGCGGCGGCCACCCCCGAAACGGACCGGATGTTCACGGCTAAACAATTCGAGCTCATGCACGATCAAGCGGTGTTAGTCAACATTGCCCGGGGCAGTCTCGTGGACACCGATGACCTCGTCGCAGCACTGGCAGATCATAAATTCCGTGGCGTCGGGTTGGACGTCACCGATCCGGAACCGCTGCCCGATGGTCACCCATTATGGGCCGAACCCAACTGCATCATCACCCCGCACACCGCAGACACCCCAGAGATGGTCATTCCCCTGCTTGACGAGCGCATTGTACGCAACCTCAAGAGCCTGGCTGACGGGAAATCACCTGATACATTGGAAGGTCTGGTCGATGTACAGGCCGGCTACTAA